One genomic region from Candidatus Nitrosopumilus koreensis AR1 encodes:
- a CDS encoding response regulator: MSLIHVTNMELSANLIHHTWDVAKTVVIVDDNKEIIEAVSDLLTTHSFKVLGTGTNGLEATNLYESLRPDFVIMDIEMPQYDGFYGISEILKINSDAKIITISADEKHEQKTIGKSLCFLAKHHLMSLPKILNSI, encoded by the coding sequence GTGTCATTAATTCATGTTACAAACATGGAATTAAGTGCAAATCTTATACATCATACTTGGGACGTGGCAAAAACTGTAGTTATTGTAGATGACAATAAAGAAATAATTGAAGCTGTTTCAGACTTGTTGACCACACACTCTTTCAAAGTGCTGGGAACTGGAACTAATGGGCTAGAAGCTACAAATCTCTACGAATCTCTAAGACCTGATTTTGTAATTATGGATATTGAAATGCCACAGTATGATGGGTTTTATGGAATATCTGAGATTCTAAAAATTAATTCTGATGCAAAAATAATCACAATTTCTGCTGATGAAAAACATGAGCAAAAAACAATTGGAAAGTCATTATGTTTTCTTGCAAAACATCATCTAATGTCTTTGCCCAAAATACTAAATTCAATATAG
- a CDS encoding 50S ribosomal protein L11 — MGEQKISSLVTGGAASAGPPLGPALGPLGVNIMEVINAINEKTKDFEGMKVPVTVIVDSDTKKYEIEIGIPSAAALIMKEAGIQKGSGASGTEWAGDVTMDSILKVANTKLEKSYASSIKSVAKTIIGTCVALGVKVEGKTPKEITAEINEGKWDEKFQ; from the coding sequence ATGGGAGAACAAAAGATATCATCACTTGTAACAGGCGGAGCAGCATCAGCAGGTCCACCTTTAGGTCCAGCACTAGGTCCGCTTGGCGTCAACATCATGGAAGTTATCAATGCAATTAATGAGAAGACAAAAGACTTTGAAGGAATGAAAGTTCCAGTCACAGTTATTGTTGATAGCGACACAAAAAAGTATGAGATTGAAATCGGCATCCCATCAGCAGCTGCACTAATCATGAAAGAGGCAGGAATCCAAAAAGGCTCTGGGGCCTCTGGAACTGAATGGGCAGGAGATGTTACAATGGATTCAATTCTCAAAGTTGCAAATACAAAACTAGAGAAATCTTATGCATCATCAATAAAGTCAGTTGCAAAAACCATCATTGGTACATGCGTTGCTTTGGGAGTCAAAGTGGAAGGAAAGACCCCAAAAGAGATTACCGCAGAAATCAATGAAGGCAAGTGGGACGAAAAATTCCAGTAA
- a CDS encoding transcription elongation factor Spt5, with the protein MSEEVKSHLFAIRTTGGQEKVVMRLLEAKANANQINIQSVFWVSDLKGYVVIEAINPSDAYMAVEGVRHIRGQLRGELEFKDIEGYLVKKSTVSTLAVDNVVEITGGPFKGMKATITRIDPEKEEATVVLLDASYQLPVTVDANYLKLSTEG; encoded by the coding sequence TTGTCTGAGGAAGTAAAATCACATTTGTTTGCAATTAGAACCACTGGTGGACAAGAAAAAGTGGTAATGAGATTATTAGAAGCAAAAGCTAATGCTAATCAAATAAACATTCAATCAGTGTTTTGGGTAAGTGATCTTAAGGGATATGTCGTAATTGAAGCAATAAACCCAAGTGATGCATACATGGCAGTGGAAGGTGTAAGACACATCCGTGGCCAATTAAGAGGAGAATTAGAATTCAAAGATATTGAAGGATACTTGGTAAAGAAATCAACAGTATCAACACTTGCAGTAGATAATGTAGTAGAAATCACTGGGGGTCCATTCAAGGGAATGAAGGCAACAATTACAAGAATAGATCCAGAAAAAGAAGAAGCTACAGTAGTATTGCTTGATGCATCATACCAATTACCAGTAACAGTGGATGCAAACTATCTAAAACTATCAACTGAGGGTTAG
- a CDS encoding protein translocase SEC61 complex subunit gamma, translated as MKMAKKPDKDEYQQHLRLVLLGIAGVGAIGFTIQFVFSVITFGR; from the coding sequence ATGAAAATGGCCAAAAAACCAGACAAGGACGAGTATCAACAACATCTTAGACTGGTATTGCTGGGAATAGCTGGAGTCGGAGCTATTGGATTTACAATTCAGTTTGTCTTTTCGGTGATTACATTTGGTAGGTAA
- a CDS encoding D-aminoacyl-tRNA deacylase gives MELLVAYADDPAGHNMAKFLCKEMTLDGDIFRGKYYDLVIIPTPAISADWLEEKYDYDGFVFLSKHAAESGVLALTCHSTGNFSEAKFGGNDRQVAIPHPDLQKKYLQTLQEHQSDFAEFDITIEATHHGPTDLKKPSIFIEIGTTEKQWTDENLCQRVAKLVHKVMSNDIPKSPVALCFGGTHYPAKFTEQLLNGKYSLGTVIPKHALDSLDEELFSHILKQNSMATIALLDWNGLGPNKQKVLDLLESTKLEVIKL, from the coding sequence ATGGAGCTGTTAGTTGCATACGCAGATGATCCTGCTGGCCACAATATGGCAAAATTTCTTTGCAAAGAGATGACTCTGGATGGAGATATTTTTCGTGGAAAGTACTATGATTTGGTAATAATCCCAACACCTGCAATATCTGCAGATTGGTTAGAAGAAAAATATGATTATGACGGATTTGTCTTTTTGTCAAAACATGCCGCCGAATCTGGTGTACTTGCACTTACCTGTCACAGCACTGGGAATTTCTCGGAGGCAAAGTTTGGCGGAAATGACAGACAAGTAGCAATCCCGCATCCTGACTTGCAAAAAAAATATCTCCAGACTTTACAAGAACACCAGTCTGATTTTGCAGAATTTGACATTACAATAGAGGCAACCCACCACGGACCAACAGATCTCAAGAAGCCCTCGATATTTATCGAAATTGGAACCACTGAAAAACAATGGACTGATGAGAATCTGTGCCAAAGAGTTGCAAAACTAGTTCATAAAGTAATGTCTAATGACATACCAAAAAGTCCTGTTGCTCTGTGTTTTGGTGGGACTCATTATCCTGCAAAGTTTACAGAACAACTTCTTAATGGCAAGTATTCACTTGGAACAGTAATTCCAAAACATGCTCTGGACAGTCTTGATGAAGAATTATTTTCACATATTCTCAAGCAAAACAGCATGGCAACTATTGCTCTGCTTGATTGGAACGGATTAGGACCAAACAAGCAAAAGGTTCTTGACCTTCTAGAGTCTACAAAACTTGAGGTAATCAAACTTTGA
- a CDS encoding methylated-DNA--[protein]-cysteine S-methyltransferase, which translates to MSLEKKIYKKLLEVPKGQITTYGELAKAVGLKNGQRAVGRIMNKNPYPVIIPCHRVVMSNGKVGGYAYGEHIKTKMLNDEGIKTENGKILDWEKTVYRF; encoded by the coding sequence TTGAGTCTTGAGAAAAAGATTTACAAAAAATTACTAGAAGTTCCAAAAGGTCAAATCACAACTTATGGAGAACTTGCAAAGGCTGTAGGTCTTAAGAACGGACAAAGGGCAGTTGGAAGAATAATGAACAAGAATCCATATCCTGTGATCATACCTTGTCATAGAGTAGTGATGTCTAATGGAAAGGTTGGCGGATATGCATATGGGGAGCACATAAAAACAAAGATGCTAAATGATGAAGGAATCAAAACTGAAAATGGTAAAATCTTAGACTGGGAAAAAACTGTTTATCGATTCTAG
- a CDS encoding VOC family protein, producing the protein MVILKATSMDHVNMNVKNLEETVEFYKNLFGFEIRKEDNSPNKLDAPSKIIGNDSIKLCLYEDPQVIPTGGIAHFGFHIENFDDIIQKCKELGVEVLYGGPVDFEKSSSVYIKDPTGYDIELSKVSGGGL; encoded by the coding sequence ATGGTTATTCTCAAAGCAACATCCATGGACCATGTAAACATGAACGTAAAAAACTTGGAGGAGACTGTAGAGTTTTACAAAAATTTGTTTGGTTTTGAGATTAGAAAAGAGGACAATTCTCCAAACAAGCTTGATGCACCTTCAAAGATTATCGGCAATGACTCCATCAAACTCTGTTTGTATGAAGACCCACAAGTTATTCCAACTGGAGGAATCGCTCATTTTGGATTCCACATAGAAAATTTTGATGACATTATACAAAAATGCAAAGAACTTGGAGTCGAGGTACTTTATGGTGGACCTGTAGATTTTGAGAAATCAAGTTCAGTGTACATTAAGGATCCAACAGGATACGATATTGAATTAAGCAAAGTTTCTGGCGGAGGGTTATAG
- a CDS encoding 50S ribosomal protein L19e, protein MVVNLKAKKRLASRVTGVGIHRIKFDSDHLTDVADAITRENIRSLITANTIRIDSFTGTSRGRAQTKRDQRNKRGTKQGSKQGRKGARVGKKEIYVAKVRSLRRLLKIAKDRKDLTNPEFWALYKKVGGNTVRNKAHLRQLMEETVAKRKK, encoded by the coding sequence GTGGTAGTAAATCTTAAAGCTAAGAAAAGACTAGCATCCAGAGTAACTGGTGTTGGGATTCATAGAATAAAGTTTGACTCAGACCATCTTACTGATGTTGCAGATGCAATCACAAGAGAAAACATCCGAAGTCTGATTACAGCAAACACAATTAGAATTGATTCGTTTACTGGAACTTCCAGAGGAAGAGCACAAACTAAGAGAGACCAGAGAAACAAGAGAGGTACCAAACAAGGTTCAAAACAAGGGCGCAAAGGTGCACGTGTTGGTAAAAAGGAAATCTACGTTGCAAAGGTCCGCTCATTAAGACGACTCTTAAAGATTGCAAAAGACAGAAAGGATTTGACTAATCCAGAATTTTGGGCATTATACAAAAAAGTAGGCGGAAATACAGTCAGAAACAAGGCTCACCTAAGACAGTTAATGGAAGAGACTGTCGCAAAAAGAAAAAAGTAG
- a CDS encoding 50S ribosomal protein L32e, whose amino-acid sequence MPINKDKIAKRQEIKGNNPDFERPESWRYVRLQTGWRKPKGIDHHQRKQWSRGRPGLVKVGFGGPKEARGLHPSGFTDNLVYNLDDLAKLDPKTDGVRLGHSVGTRKRKEIVTKAVEQKFKVFNARVSVSGSKS is encoded by the coding sequence ATGCCGATCAATAAAGACAAGATTGCAAAGAGACAAGAGATCAAAGGAAACAATCCTGATTTTGAAAGACCAGAGAGTTGGCGTTATGTTAGACTCCAAACAGGTTGGAGAAAACCAAAAGGAATTGATCATCATCAAAGAAAACAATGGAGTAGAGGTCGTCCAGGTCTAGTTAAAGTAGGATTTGGTGGACCAAAAGAAGCAAGAGGATTACATCCATCAGGATTTACAGATAATTTAGTTTACAATTTAGATGACTTGGCAAAACTTGATCCAAAAACAGATGGAGTAAGATTAGGCCATAGTGTAGGTACTAGAAAAAGAAAAGAGATTGTTACAAAAGCAGTCGAGCAAAAATTCAAGGTTTTCAATGCGAGAGTGAGTGTAAGTGGTAGTAAATCTTAA
- the pckA gene encoding phosphoenolpyruvate carboxykinase (ATP), with protein sequence MQLKDFGINPSKVHRNLPIEEMVRLAVERKEGVVNSTGSLSVNTGKYTGRSPDDRFIVYDDKTHETIDWGKINHQFPSGKFAKLLEKMKNFVDNKELFVFDGFVGADPETRLPIRVINDHVWQSMFASNLFIRPTSQELENHEPEFTILCINDFLADPEVDGTRTDVFILIDLTRKIVLIGGTEYAGEMKKSMFGVMNYILPEKGIFPMHCSANIGEKGDTALFFGLSGTGKTTLSADPNRKLIGDDEHGWSDNGTFNFEGGCYAKCINLSQEAEPEIWNAIKPGALLENVVLKDNVPDYDDNTLTENTRVGYPLDFIPGAVIPSVGGNPKVIIFLTADALGVLPPISRLTKEAAMYHFMSGYTSKLAGTERGIKEPKSVFSQCFGAPFMPRPASVYAKLLGEKITKHHTVVYLVNTGWSGGPYGVGKRVKIKYSRAMVTAALSGGLNIVKYNHNDLFNLDVPAEVEGVPSEILDPRNTWVDKDEYDLSAKKLAQMFVENFKKFDGVSQEIIDAGPKPSL encoded by the coding sequence ATACAACTCAAGGACTTTGGAATAAATCCATCCAAAGTACACAGAAATCTTCCTATTGAAGAGATGGTTCGCCTTGCAGTTGAGAGAAAAGAAGGTGTAGTGAATTCAACAGGCTCTTTATCAGTAAATACTGGAAAGTACACAGGACGTTCTCCTGATGACCGATTTATCGTGTATGACGATAAAACACATGAGACAATTGACTGGGGTAAAATTAACCATCAATTTCCAAGTGGTAAGTTTGCAAAACTATTGGAAAAAATGAAAAACTTTGTTGATAACAAAGAACTATTTGTCTTTGATGGTTTTGTAGGGGCTGACCCTGAAACTCGTTTGCCAATTAGAGTAATCAATGATCATGTCTGGCAAAGCATGTTTGCAAGTAATTTGTTTATCCGACCAACAAGTCAAGAACTAGAAAATCACGAACCAGAATTTACAATTCTTTGTATTAATGACTTTCTGGCAGACCCTGAGGTTGACGGAACAAGGACTGATGTATTCATTCTCATTGATTTGACAAGAAAGATTGTCTTGATTGGAGGAACCGAATATGCTGGTGAAATGAAAAAATCAATGTTTGGTGTAATGAATTACATCTTGCCTGAAAAAGGAATTTTCCCAATGCATTGTTCTGCCAACATTGGAGAAAAAGGAGACACTGCACTGTTCTTTGGATTATCTGGTACTGGAAAGACAACGCTTTCAGCAGACCCTAACAGAAAATTGATTGGTGATGATGAACACGGTTGGTCTGACAATGGAACTTTTAATTTTGAAGGTGGATGTTATGCAAAATGCATTAACCTCAGTCAAGAAGCAGAACCTGAGATTTGGAATGCAATCAAACCTGGTGCACTTTTGGAAAATGTTGTGCTAAAAGACAACGTACCTGATTATGATGATAACACATTAACTGAAAACACTCGTGTTGGGTATCCCTTGGATTTCATTCCGGGCGCTGTAATTCCAAGCGTTGGCGGAAATCCTAAAGTGATTATATTTTTGACAGCAGACGCATTGGGAGTATTACCTCCTATATCTCGACTTACAAAAGAGGCTGCAATGTATCACTTTATGTCTGGCTATACTAGCAAACTTGCTGGCACTGAAAGAGGAATCAAGGAACCAAAGTCTGTATTTTCTCAGTGCTTTGGGGCACCATTCATGCCTAGACCTGCTTCTGTTTACGCTAAACTACTTGGAGAGAAAATCACTAAGCACCACACTGTGGTCTACCTCGTCAATACTGGTTGGTCCGGTGGTCCATATGGAGTTGGAAAGAGAGTCAAGATAAAGTACAGCCGTGCAATGGTAACTGCTGCACTTTCTGGCGGACTTAATATTGTAAAGTACAATCACAATGATCTGTTTAATCTAGATGTTCCTGCAGAAGTAGAGGGAGTTCCATCTGAGATTTTAGATCCTAGAAACACATGGGTTGACAAAGACGAATATGACTTGTCAGCAAAGAAACTAGCTCAGATGTTTGTTGAGAACTTTAAGAAATTTGATGGAGTGTCTCAAGAAATAATTGATGCAGGTCCAAAACCTTCATTGTAG
- a CDS encoding S8 family serine peptidase: MKFLVIFSFIVVILSGLILAQSIFSENEIHTYLKRSIPFVGADIPRTEGIDGEGIKIAIIDTGVDYNHPDLAGWGPEGKVIGGYNFIEEGKPPMDNNGHGTQVAGIIAADGQAVGVAPKAKILAYKVSEDGEGVSSDLIIRAIEKAIEDNADIINISLGVNKTNSKIERAVNLALEKEIFVVTAAGNDGPGLGTIGSPGRNFGSVTVGATYNNLTSSLVATLEVNDKPYTVIPMVGNQKVEDVISGKIVFGGYGKEEELKNLDVKDSILIVERGSDIEGELLYFSIKESNAANAGAKALIVYNNIPGIFLGELIHEFVEQDYKPQIPVVSIDREEGLEIVESINGNEAVLNLFFNPDYLAHFSSRGPVSPFYIKPEIVAPGAYINTTQNNAGYNFTSGTSYAAPHVSGAAALLLQKNPQLHHHEIKSLLLTTVEPVSDAYGNNFSIQEAGAGRLNIAKAFDAKLIIDPPNFVVFTSSDNRIAEKQFKLKSIDGTWEGFDVTFEGPEFIKFEGEMMNENILNVKMSVTEDNFGDHEGKMIISHEGMQYVVPFLLHHTLGSVDVIQQNEKLFFEIQHPEEWSFAKISVTNSKDGSMDVTTATPEKTASMDIYKNAEYWIDAKIRVNGNSSSAYNTIDIKTIEERERIDLDIPEKQMAIIAGAIIIIGVVGILKRR, encoded by the coding sequence GTGAAATTCTTAGTAATTTTTTCTTTTATTGTAGTAATTTTGTCTGGTTTGATTTTGGCTCAATCCATATTTTCTGAAAATGAAATCCACACATATCTAAAAAGAAGCATTCCATTTGTTGGAGCAGACATCCCAAGAACAGAAGGAATTGACGGGGAGGGGATAAAGATTGCAATTATTGATACAGGTGTAGACTATAACCACCCAGACTTGGCCGGTTGGGGACCAGAGGGAAAAGTGATTGGAGGATACAACTTCATTGAGGAAGGAAAACCACCAATGGACAACAACGGACATGGAACTCAAGTTGCAGGAATAATAGCAGCTGATGGACAAGCAGTAGGAGTAGCTCCCAAAGCAAAGATTCTTGCCTACAAGGTATCAGAAGATGGAGAAGGAGTATCATCGGATTTGATAATTAGGGCAATTGAAAAGGCAATCGAAGATAATGCAGACATTATCAATATTAGTTTAGGAGTTAACAAAACAAACTCAAAGATTGAGAGAGCAGTAAATCTTGCATTAGAAAAAGAGATCTTTGTAGTAACTGCAGCTGGAAATGATGGTCCAGGTTTAGGTACTATTGGTAGTCCTGGAAGAAACTTTGGTTCAGTTACAGTTGGTGCAACTTACAATAATCTCACATCAAGCTTAGTTGCAACACTAGAGGTCAATGACAAACCATACACAGTAATTCCAATGGTTGGAAATCAAAAAGTAGAAGACGTAATTTCAGGTAAGATAGTTTTTGGCGGATATGGAAAAGAAGAAGAATTGAAGAATTTGGATGTAAAGGACTCCATACTAATAGTCGAGAGAGGAAGTGATATAGAAGGAGAGTTGTTATATTTTTCAATAAAGGAATCTAATGCTGCAAATGCAGGAGCAAAGGCATTGATTGTCTACAACAACATTCCAGGAATTTTCCTAGGAGAATTAATTCATGAATTTGTGGAACAAGATTACAAACCACAGATTCCAGTAGTGTCAATTGATAGAGAGGAAGGATTGGAGATCGTAGAATCAATCAATGGGAATGAAGCAGTATTGAATCTATTTTTTAATCCAGATTATCTTGCACATTTTAGCTCAAGAGGTCCAGTATCTCCATTTTACATAAAACCCGAAATTGTGGCTCCAGGTGCATATATCAATACCACACAAAACAATGCAGGATACAACTTTACTAGTGGAACAAGTTATGCTGCACCTCATGTAAGTGGGGCTGCAGCACTGTTACTACAAAAAAACCCACAACTCCATCACCATGAGATAAAATCGCTATTACTTACTACAGTTGAGCCTGTATCTGATGCCTATGGAAACAATTTCTCGATTCAAGAGGCAGGAGCAGGCAGATTAAACATTGCAAAGGCATTTGATGCAAAACTGATCATAGATCCTCCAAACTTTGTTGTGTTTACATCATCAGACAACAGAATTGCAGAAAAACAATTCAAACTAAAATCAATAGATGGAACATGGGAGGGATTTGATGTTACATTTGAGGGACCAGAATTCATAAAATTTGAAGGAGAGATGATGAATGAAAATATTTTGAATGTAAAGATGAGTGTGACAGAAGATAATTTTGGAGATCATGAAGGAAAGATGATTATCAGTCATGAAGGCATGCAATATGTAGTTCCATTTTTGTTGCATCATACACTAGGTTCAGTGGATGTAATTCAACAAAATGAAAAATTGTTTTTTGAAATACAACATCCAGAAGAATGGAGTTTTGCAAAGATATCAGTTACAAACAGTAAAGATGGCTCTATGGATGTAACAACTGCAACACCAGAAAAGACTGCGTCAATGGATATTTACAAAAATGCAGAGTATTGGATTGATGCAAAAATTAGAGTTAATGGAAACTCGTCAAGTGCATATAACACCATCGACATCAAAACAATTGAAGAAAGAGAAAGAATAGACTTGGACATCCCAGAAAAGCAGATGGCAATAATTGCAGGTGCGATAATAATAATCGGAGTCGTCGGTATTTTAAAAAGAAGATAG
- a CDS encoding superoxide dismutase — protein MGKYTLPEMPYAYDALEPHIDARTMEIHHTKHHQTYTDKLNAALETCPAEIQDKDILDILSDINSVPEDKRGAINFNGGGYDNHRLFWNNMKPNGGGEPGGSIADAINDSFGSFSDFKEKFSSTTAVIQGSGWGWLVYNPSSGKVEYKSMPNQTSPRTEGLVPLLGCDVWEHAYYLNYQNKRPDYIAAWWNVVNWDEVESRFSKAK, from the coding sequence ATGGGAAAATACACACTTCCTGAAATGCCATATGCTTATGATGCATTAGAACCTCACATTGACGCAAGAACAATGGAGATTCACCACACAAAGCATCATCAAACATACACTGACAAACTAAATGCAGCTCTTGAAACATGTCCAGCTGAAATCCAAGACAAAGATATTCTTGACATTTTGTCTGATATCAACTCTGTTCCAGAGGACAAAAGAGGCGCAATTAATTTCAACGGTGGTGGTTATGACAACCATAGGCTATTTTGGAACAACATGAAACCAAATGGAGGCGGAGAACCTGGAGGATCAATTGCTGACGCAATCAATGATTCTTTTGGAAGCTTTTCTGACTTCAAAGAGAAATTTTCATCCACTACAGCAGTAATTCAAGGCAGTGGTTGGGGATGGTTAGTATACAATCCTTCTTCTGGAAAGGTTGAGTACAAATCAATGCCAAACCAAACAAGTCCTAGAACTGAGGGATTAGTGCCATTGTTAGGCTGTGATGTTTGGGAGCATGCATACTATCTCAACTACCAAAACAAGAGACCTGACTATATCGCCGCATGGTGGAATGTAGTTAACTGGGATGAGGTAGAGAGCAGATTCTCTAAAGCAAAATAA
- the pfdA gene encoding prefoldin subunit alpha, whose product MSQEQAEQLMQQMQMLETYFADLSQREGTFLSVFREAAAAIESIKSLSKNPESDTLVPIGLGTYIPTKISSNSKIILNIGAGVAVEKDFTSAINYLEERIKEIEIAIQDTAAKKQDAAQRLEQGKAQVNQLMQAMQQHGQSPKSG is encoded by the coding sequence ATGAGCCAAGAACAAGCAGAACAATTAATGCAACAAATGCAGATGCTTGAAACATATTTTGCAGATTTGTCTCAAAGGGAAGGAACGTTTCTTAGTGTATTTAGAGAAGCAGCCGCTGCAATTGAATCTATAAAATCTCTTAGTAAAAATCCTGAATCAGACACACTTGTTCCAATTGGATTGGGAACTTACATCCCAACAAAAATCTCATCTAATAGCAAAATAATTCTAAACATTGGAGCGGGGGTAGCAGTTGAAAAAGACTTTACTTCTGCAATTAATTATCTTGAAGAGCGAATCAAAGAAATTGAAATTGCAATCCAAGATACTGCAGCAAAGAAACAAGATGCAGCGCAAAGACTAGAGCAAGGTAAGGCACAAGTCAATCAATTGATGCAAGCCATGCAACAACATGGGCAGTCTCCAAAGTCGGGATAA
- a CDS encoding signal recognition particle receptor subunit alpha produces MFDKLRSAFSNAAKSLGEKELNEKDIEDILFELEISLLESDVATEVIDSIKDDLKEKLIGSKVDKKEIEKFVKDSLISSISAHFDAAGEIDLFAKINEKRNRDSHF; encoded by the coding sequence ATGTTTGATAAACTTCGTAGTGCATTTTCTAATGCAGCGAAAAGTTTAGGCGAAAAAGAACTTAATGAAAAAGATATTGAAGATATTTTATTTGAATTAGAAATATCTCTTTTAGAATCTGATGTTGCAACTGAAGTAATTGATTCAATCAAAGATGATTTGAAAGAAAAACTAATTGGTTCCAAAGTTGATAAAAAAGAAATTGAGAAATTTGTTAAGGATAGTTTGATTTCAAGTATCTCTGCACATTTTGATGCTGCAGGAGAGATTGATCTTTTTGCAAAAATTAACGAAAAAAGGAACAGGGACAGCCATTTCTGA
- a CDS encoding AAA family ATPase, protein MNGTGKTTSLAKVAHMLQQAKYSVVVAAADTFRAGAIEQLREHTNRLSLKLVAQNYNSDPAAVARDAVLYAKSHKTDVVLIDTAGRMQTSENLMQQIEKITKVVNPDLKIFVGDSLAGNDTVNQAREFYAHTKFHGSILTKSDADARGGAALSIVKVTSTPVMFVGVGQEYPDLKPFDKKLFLETVFGTLEGVDIKKNHLLMIRLKGLQMMKLQSIQICLIFLRQKMMMKLSN, encoded by the coding sequence ATTAATGGTACTGGGAAAACAACATCCTTAGCTAAAGTTGCACATATGTTGCAACAAGCAAAATATTCTGTAGTTGTTGCAGCAGCTGATACATTTAGAGCAGGTGCAATAGAACAATTACGTGAACATACTAATCGACTCAGTCTAAAACTTGTTGCTCAAAATTACAATTCTGATCCTGCAGCTGTTGCGCGTGATGCAGTGTTGTATGCAAAATCTCACAAGACAGATGTTGTTCTAATAGATACTGCAGGAAGAATGCAGACAAGTGAAAACTTGATGCAACAAATTGAAAAAATCACCAAAGTTGTAAATCCTGATTTGAAAATTTTTGTAGGTGACTCTTTAGCGGGAAATGATACTGTTAATCAAGCACGTGAATTTTATGCACATACAAAATTTCATGGTTCTATTCTGACAAAAAGTGATGCTGATGCAAGAGGTGGTGCAGCACTATCTATTGTCAAAGTCACATCAACTCCTGTGATGTTTGTTGGTGTTGGACAAGAATATCCTGATCTAAAACCTTTTGATAAGAAACTTTTCCTTGAAACTGTTTTTGGAACTCTGGAAGGAGTTGATATAAAGAAAAACCATCTTCTGATGATCCGTTTGAAGGGATTACAGATGATGAAATTGCAATCTATTCAGATTTGTTTGATATTCCTCCGCCAGAAAATGATGATGAAGCTTTCAAACTAG